AGCTTGGAAAATGTCCTCTCGTGCAGCGAGGATGAGGATCTGCACCTGGAGTCTGTCAATAGGTTCTTTGAGAGGCTTAAAAGTCTCCCGGAGTCTGAACAGCTTATTGAGCACAGCCAAGCAACAGTGGGAAAAAGCAGCAAGGTGGCGCAGGGAGAGGTGTGTGGTGATGGGCCACGAGCCAACGACGGCGCTTTGCCAATAAACAACCCAGAGTTAAATTCCCTGTCTGCCAGCAGTAAGGCAGCAACTGGCATGGAAACCACAGAGCCAGACAATGCCAACACAACAGATAGGTCTGACTCCAAGATGGCCCCTGAGCTCCCAGTCAATGATGCCTCTGAGGGCAAGACAGACAAATCCACCAATCCCAATGTGGAGTtggccatcagagaggaggattGGTTGTTGGTGCCAGCAAATGAAGCAGGAAGGCAGAAAAGAGAGGGTAAATCCCGTGACTTATTCAAAGAGATATTGGAAATGACAGCCGACTCATTAAATACACCTGCCTCTGGGAAAGTGCTGAACTCAGAGTTAGCTGTATGCAAAAGTGTGGGTGACGAGAGTCATGGAGATATCATGTTAGATAAACCACTTCTTAAGAAAAGCTCTGATTCATGCCTTAACCCTGATAGGGATTCATCTACAAACCTTGAAGTGATGCCATATGATAAATCAACAGAAGGCAAATATCTTGCTGTCACACCACCAAAGAAAGACCCAGAACAGCAGAGTGTAAGAAGCCCAGATCAGTCTCCATCATTCACCATTAAAaagaagagaaggagaaaaaAAACTGTCAGTATTGAGCCCATGGAGGCAGGCCACGGGTACAAGAGGCAGTTTTTTGCCAATAATAGTGACTCCGGCAAGGAGAGATATGTACGGGGAATAGAAATGGATGCTCATGTAAGACTATCAAGAGATTACACTGCAGTTTACGTGAATGAGGCCGGCTGTGAGCATATCAAATCCTCAGCTCACCAAACGCACAGTTCTCAGTGTCCACCCACACACTCAGAAATACTCCAAGGGAGAGCCAGAAACAATGTGCCACCTGGGCCAACTGCAGTGGAGCATGACGAAGTGAGCCTCAATTTACCAACTCCCCCTCTAAGAGATCGTCAAAGTCAAACGCTAACTGAGAAGAATGAGTTGAGGCTAGTAAAATCTGAGCCTCTTGGTACGGAGGCTAAGTGCAAACAAGCCAAATCTAGCTTGCCTATAAACAGTGAAGGCACTGATCGATCAAGATCCGCACCATGTCGAGCTGTTGACAGCGGTTTGTCAACACCTAATTATGATGGTAATGTCGCAGCAAATTTACAGCCAAGCAGCGCATTACAATTACAGCCATCAACGGAATTTAAAGAATGTCCAGTCTCGATGTCCACCTGTGCTTCTAGTGAGTCGCCTCCAGTCACAGAGGAAGGAAAGTTTGGCTCAGACAACATCGCAAAATATCGAAGAGAGTCTGGGCCTCTGCAACTGCAAGAAGTGAATGGAAAGACTCAAAACAGGGACACCTCATCTGAGGATCTCAATACACCAGAATCAACAGAACATAACACTGCCCTCAGAAATAACACCTCATTCACCTCTAAAGTCAGCAGTGGTCTTATTATTTCAAGCACATTGCAGCTGCCTGCTCATGAAAACATAGTCCTCAAGATGCACCAAGAATTAAAAAATGGACTCATCCCAACTCTTGATAAGACTATGGCATCAGAAGTGGTCAGCACTAACACAACACTAAAACCTACCAAGACACCATTACCTGGCAAAATCAATAGTTTCAATGAGCCCTGCTGTTCAAAATCAGACGATGTAATCAGTCAAACAACATATGGAAACCAGACAGTTAAGTCAACTATTATTCTGGATGCAACTACCGAGAGGCCAGTATTAGCGATGCCTCTTTTTACTGTCTCTTGTTACTCTGTTATTCCAAAGAGTGCTATGAACTCTAATCAGGCAGATGAAATAAATGATACTCACATAAGTAATAATGTCACTGAAAAAGACCCTGATTCATCTGCTCCAGAGAATGTTCCATTAACTCAATCAAATATTTCACTGAATGGACTTTCTAATTCCCCTGATTTACAAATGGAAGGCAGCCAAATTGTTGGGTTTCAGTCTAACAAAACATCTATGGTAGCACTGCCAGATAAACGTAACACTGTTATAGACTTGCCAGTAACGTTATTTGAAAGCTCTGATGCACCTGATATTAAAACCAGATTCAATGGTCAAGAAGCGAAACTTTCCATTGGCAAAGCAacaagtgagagggagagggaaatgtCTGAACATGATAGCCAGGATATGTCACAAGATACACCAGAACTCAAAGTTGATATAGAGGTCAAAACAGAGGACACTGTTACCACAGCCAAAACAGCAGAGTGTGACGGGATTAAAAAAGCACCTGACGAAACACGTCCTGTGTACGCCATCTCCGCTTTTTGGAATGAGATGGAGAAGCTGACCATTAATGACATCTTGCGACTGCGTATGGTCAGCAATGCCCAGCAGTCCAGTGTTCTCCCCCAGCCACCAGAGAGTGAGGCAGCCGACACCCCCGATGCCGCAGACTCAGGTTACTTCACTCACCTGGAAGACTACAAACCTCACCGCTCCAGTGGCGACATGTCCACCATTTCTGATTTTGACAAAGAATTCTCACAACATCAAAATGCTGATAATCCAAGCACTGATCCAATCACGAGCGATGAGTCACCCAACTCTATTGGTATCTTGTGGGAAAGCGAGCCAGACTCAGTTAGCGTTGGGGCTGGTATATACCCTGAAAATGTAGCAATGCCAAGTTCCGCAAGTGACATCCCCCTACCAATCTTTTCAGGCAGTGCCCGACAGTACTTAAGAAAAATTCGCAAAAATGTCAGCGTGCAGAACCTACTAGCTCTGGAAGTTGAACCCCTTTGCCAGGTGTTGAAAGGTCGGGCCTTACCTGCTGTCATATCAGAGGAAGGAGAACCAGAAATGGAGTCCTGCAATGATGGACATTTAGTGAGGCAACACAGTGGCATGGATTCTTTACCTCCAGCTTCTTTTTCGGAGGATGTGTCAACAGAAAGCAATCAGATTTCTTTCTCTGAGATCATCCAGTACATCTTTGGAGGAAATAAATCGGAGCCCAGTCCATCGGAAACAGACAACATGGCCGCCTACTATGTCAACAGTGATTCAGTCCCTGAGTATGAGCATTTCTACTCAGAGTTTGATGCAGGAAGCTTCTTCTACCCTGTCAGGGAGGCATCAGGCCACAACAAGGATGAGCAGGTACCCATCTTTTCCTGCGGCCGTTCGGCCAACAAGAATCTTCAGTTCCCGGAGGCCTATGATCATTTCTTCTCCAGTGACTCGTCTGTAGACTCGGATGAGGATGATAACCAAGACCGCAGTCCGATCCGGGTGATCACGCGGTTTAACCATAAGCCAAGTGAGACCCAAGGTGTCATAGTGGCTCCGGACATATATGAGGACTTTTTCACAGACGAGGGACTGAGTGAGAACTTCTTCTGGAAAAACTATTTCTCCCTGCGGAAGGTCAGCTTCACTGGCTCCACCAGCCAAAGTCAGAGATCTCACTCCTGGTCGCTGGTTTCTGTGGATGAGATCAAGAGTTCATTCCGCAGAACCATTAGACCCATCAACGCACTGGGCATCCAAGACAagccttttcctgatcaattgcTGTACAACCTAGAGGGCAGGATCTTCAGGCAGCTGGCCGAACAGAAGAGGAGATATCCAGATCTGCAGATGGCCGCTGCTAATCCCAGTAAGACCATTTTCTCTATTATGATCTCATACACATTATTATGCACATTCAGCACTTGGAGTCTTCaagtatttattattttttaaagatcTAACCCAGCTGGGAAAACTGACATATTTCTTGACATCATGGCCAAGATGTATACTGGTTGTAAAATGATGTGTTTTTTTACAACCAGAAAATGTACTTACCATGTCAAATTTTGCAAGCTGGCAAGAGGTAGTGCAATCTAATAGTTGATGACAATCACGTTAGATGAAGACCTTAGTCATAATCCATTACTAACTATTGTAATCTTAGTGGGCTCCCTCAACCCAGCTGTCAATGAACACTGACTAGACGCACGTAGTAGTGCTAAGCCAAGTGCCAGAGGAATGGTTGGACGTGATAACTCTTCTTCACTCACTGTCTGTGTCCTCTCAAGCTGCCCAGTGCCAAGCGTTATTCACATGTTTGCCATCAAATGGGAAGTATAAATAGTCCCACAACGGTAGCCAAAAGAGCACCATTCCATCCAGCAAGCAGCTCTAAGACGGAACAGTGACCTTGAccatacatatacactaccagtcaaaggtttggccacacctactcattcaagggtttttctttatttttactattttctacattgtagaataatagtgaagacatcaaaactatgatataacaaatatggaatcatgtagtaaccaaaaaagtgttaaacaaatcaaaatatattttatatttgagattcttcaaactagccaccctttgccttgatgacagctttgcacactcttggcattctctcttggCATTtcgattaacaggtgtgccttcttaaaaattaatttgtggaatttattgatttcttaatgcgtttgagccaatcagttgtgttgtgacaaggtagggggggtatacagaagatagccctatttggtaaaagaccaagtccatattagaacagctcaaataagcaacgagaaatgacagtccatcattactttaagacatgaaggtcagtcaatactgaacatttcaagaacttttaaagtttcttcaagtgcagtctcaaaaaccatcaagcgccatgatgaaactggctctcatgaggactgccacaggaaaggaagacccagagatacctctgctgcagaggataagttcattagagttaccagcctcataaattgcagtccaaataaatgcttcacagagttcaagtaacagacacatctcaacatcaactgttcagaggggactgtgtgaatcaggccttcatggtttaattgctgcaaataaaccactactaaaggacaccaataataagaagagacctgcttgggccaagaaacacgagcaatggacattagaccggtggaaatatatcctttggtctggagtccaaatttgagattttgggttcaaATCTGCGTGTCtctgtgagacgcggtgtgggtgcatggatgatctctgcatgtgtagttcccaccgtaaagcatagaggaggaggtgttatggtgtgggggtgctttgctggtgacactgtctgtgatttatttagaattcaaggcacacttaaccagcttggctaccacagtattctgcagcgatacgccatcccatctggtttgggtttagtgggactatcatttgatttttcaacaggacaatgacccaacacacctccaggctgtgtaagggctattttaccaagaaggagagtgatggagtgctgcgtcagatgacctggcctccacaatcccccgacctcaacccaattgagatggtttgggatgagtcggacgggagagtgaaggaaaagcagccaacaagttctcagcatatgttggaactacttcaagaccgttggaaaagcattccaggtgaagctggttgcgagaatgccaagagtgtataaagctgtcatcaaggcaaagggtggctatttgaagaatctaaaatctaaaatatattttgatttgttcaacacttttttggttactacatgattccatatgtgttacttcatagttttcatgtcttcactattattctacactgcaaaaaatagtaaaaataaataaaaacccttgaatgactaggtgtgtccaaactattgactggtTCTGTACATAGCACAATGTCTTTAACATGCTGATCAACAATTATTCACCCATACATTGGCCTTAAAGGGAAGTTAGCAAAACACATATCCTTTATAGGTGAACAAAAACACCTGGGTGCCACAGAGCTGTCCCAGTGTCACACTGTAGATTGTTTGGAATTAGTCCAGGTACCACTGTGGCTGGAACCTGATCAGGGGACAGTGTAAAAAAACTGGAAGTTTCCTGCCTAATGTAATGAGGCCTGGTCTGTCTGGAGCAGGTATGGGATTTTAGATCAAT
This portion of the Coregonus clupeaformis isolate EN_2021a chromosome 24, ASM2061545v1, whole genome shotgun sequence genome encodes:
- the perm1 gene encoding PGC-1 and ERR-induced regulator in muscle protein 1 — encoded protein: MDDYEHSVHVSERDWDSFFQECEECDLFPPALAGLDSSISDSSMSDIDDAGGSTFLDRRLLADLKSDAWEAVFPMDGPPDCEGSPVEHYLSKYGVGSLENVLSCSEDEDLHLESVNRFFERLKSLPESEQLIEHSQATVGKSSKVAQGEVCGDGPRANDGALPINNPELNSLSASSKAATGMETTEPDNANTTDRSDSKMAPELPVNDASEGKTDKSTNPNVELAIREEDWLLVPANEAGRQKREGKSRDLFKEILEMTADSLNTPASGKVLNSELAVCKSVGDESHGDIMLDKPLLKKSSDSCLNPDRDSSTNLEVMPYDKSTEGKYLAVTPPKKDPEQQSVRSPDQSPSFTIKKKRRRKKTVSIEPMEAGHGYKRQFFANNSDSGKERYVRGIEMDAHVRLSRDYTAVYVNEAGCEHIKSSAHQTHSSQCPPTHSEILQGRARNNVPPGPTAVEHDEVSLNLPTPPLRDRQSQTLTEKNELRLVKSEPLGTEAKCKQAKSSLPINSEGTDRSRSAPCRAVDSGLSTPNYDGNVAANLQPSSALQLQPSTEFKECPVSMSTCASSESPPVTEEGKFGSDNIAKYRRESGPLQLQEVNGKTQNRDTSSEDLNTPESTEHNTALRNNTSFTSKVSSGLIISSTLQLPAHENIVLKMHQELKNGLIPTLDKTMASEVVSTNTTLKPTKTPLPGKINSFNEPCCSKSDDVISQTTYGNQTVKSTIILDATTERPVLAMPLFTVSCYSVIPKSAMNSNQADEINDTHISNNVTEKDPDSSAPENVPLTQSNISLNGLSNSPDLQMEGSQIVGFQSNKTSMVALPDKRNTVIDLPVTLFESSDAPDIKTRFNGQEAKLSIGKATSEREREMSEHDSQDMSQDTPELKVDIEVKTEDTVTTAKTAECDGIKKAPDETRPVYAISAFWNEMEKLTINDILRLRMVSNAQQSSVLPQPPESEAADTPDAADSGYFTHLEDYKPHRSSGDMSTISDFDKEFSQHQNADNPSTDPITSDESPNSIGILWESEPDSVSVGAGIYPENVAMPSSASDIPLPIFSGSARQYLRKIRKNVSVQNLLALEVEPLCQVLKGRALPAVISEEGEPEMESCNDGHLVRQHSGMDSLPPASFSEDVSTESNQISFSEIIQYIFGGNKSEPSPSETDNMAAYYVNSDSVPEYEHFYSEFDAGSFFYPVREASGHNKDEQVPIFSCGRSANKNLQFPEAYDHFFSSDSSVDSDEDDNQDRSPIRVITRFNHKPSETQGVIVAPDIYEDFFTDEGLSENFFWKNYFSLRKVSFTGSTSQSQRSHSWSLVSVDEIKSSFRRTIRPINALGIQDKPFPDQLLYNLEGRIFRQLAEQKRRYPDLQMAAANPRLDASLVPLRQSDMCLVCIAFASWVLKSANPQAGDAWKAVLLANISALSAIRYLRRRGREEATGEKPLRQAPSI